Genomic segment of Leopardus geoffroyi isolate Oge1 chromosome B2, O.geoffroyi_Oge1_pat1.0, whole genome shotgun sequence:
gctcgaacccacgaaccgtgagatcatgacctgagccaaagtcggacgcttcactgacggagccacccaggcgccccaaaagaaaaggttttttaaagagacatttaAAGAGCTCTTAATGGGCTTTAGGATAATAGTTTCAATGCTGATTAAGTACTTTTCTCACAGAAGACTCCCTAGAAGCCATTTCTCTTTGATCACAGTTCTCCTTTCCTAATACCTCCTCATCttcatgttcttcttttttgtaaCCTCTTCAGTTTAGACTTTTCCTGAACCACCTTCTCACCTGACCGTGTTGGCTCCATTCCCTTTGGTCACTTTCATTTAGCTCCAACCCCTGCACACCGCTAGCATTTCCTCCCCAGAGAGCAGGTAATATTCACATCCCCCTGTTGTATGATCTCAGTGTTTACAGCTTCATTACCCCACTCCTCACAGAGCAGCTTCTTCTATCCCAGCTTTGGACTTTCATGTCTTGCAGATGACGAGTCTGGACCTGAAGCCGAGAAGTCAACACTACAGCAGCaggacattttcaaagaaattccaTCCCGAGGAATAAACACGGAAGAACTTACAAAGATAAAGTCTGTGTTGGGAGGTACCTGGAGACCCAGAGAACAGTTTAAGAATCAGCACATCTGGGACGAGAGAAAATCACCTGCATGGACATTCCTGCCCAAGAAAGAGGTATAGAAGCTAATGAATTTGGAAAAGCTGTCACTGTACAATCAATAGTTTCGGAGCAGTGTGGGCCTGTAGAACAGTGTGTTCGTGAACGTGCTACACGTGGGGAAATCTTCCAGCAAAACGCAGACTTAATTATACAAAGGGAGTGTGATGGAAAGAGACCTTGTGAATGTGGTGGATGCGGGAAAGCCTTAAGAGACCACACCACTCTTATTCCCCATGAAAGGACGCATACTGGAGAGCGAGCCTACAGAGGTAACGAATGCGGAAAGGGATTGAACCAGAGCTCCCACCTGACAAACCATCAGAAGACTCACACGGGGGAAAAGCCCTACAAATGCAACGAATGCGGGAAGGCCTTCAGTTATTGTTCAGTCCTTATtcaacatcagagaattcatagtGGGGAGAGACCTTATGAGTGCACTGAGTGCGGTAAGACGTTTCGTCGTAGCACATACCTTACTcagcatcagagaattcacactggcGAGAAACCCTATAAATGTCTCGAATGTGGAAAGGCTTTTAGCCAGAGCACGCATCTTACTctacatcagagaattcatactggagagaaaccttacgaATGCAGTGAATGTGGTAAAACCTTCAGTCAGGGTGCACATCTTACTCaacatcaaagaattcatacagGAGAAAAGCCCTATGAATGTAATGCCTGTGGAAAAGCCTTCAGTGATCACTCCGCTCTTATTCGACATCATATCatccacactggggagaaaccTCATGAATGTAACGACTGTGGGAAAGCTTTCAGCTACTGCTCCGACCTGATTCAACACCAGAGAACACATACTGGCGAGAAACCATACaggtgcagtgaatgtgggaatgCCTTTAGTGACTGTTCAGCCCTTATCCAGCATCAAAGAATTCACACTGGGGAGAAGCCCTATGAGTGTcgtgaatgtgggaaagcctttggTAACTACTCAGCGCTCACTCGCCATCAAAGAACTCATACTGGGGAGAAACCCTacgaatgtaaggaatgtggaaaaACCTTCAGCAGAAGCACATACCTTACTCAACATCAGAGAAGTCACACGGGAGATAAACCATATAAATGTCATGAGTGTGAGAAAACTTTTGCCCAGAGTTCATTCCTTACGCAACACATGAGggttcacactggagaaaaaccctacaggtgtaatgaatgtgggaaagctttcagtgACCGCTCAGGGCATATCCAgcatcagagaactcacactGGTGAGAAGCCCTACGAATGTAATGAttgtgggaaagctttcagtttctgTTCAGCCCTTATTCAACAtaagagaattcatactggagagaagcccTATAAATGCAGTGACTGCGGAAAAGCCTTTGGTGATAGGTCAGCACTTACTcaacatcagagaactcacactggagagaaaccctataagTGTAACGtatgtggaaaagccttcagtCAGAGTACGAACCTCAGAAATCACCAGAAGACTCATTCTAGTGAAAAATCCTATACATGTAGTGAATGCGGAAAAGCCTTTAGTTACTGCTCAGGCCTCATTCAACATCAAAtcattcatactggagagaagccttatgcatgcagtgaatgtgggagaGCCTTCAGCCGGAGGACAGACCTTAAAAAACATCAGAAGACTCATACCGAAGAGAAACTctacaaatgtaatgaatgtggaaaagcctttagcCAGAGCACGTATCTTACAAAACACCAGAAAATTCACAGTGCCGAGAAAGCAA
This window contains:
- the LOC123609408 gene encoding zinc finger protein 883-like produces the protein MDIPAQERGIEANEFGKAVTVQSIVSEQCGPVEQCVRERATRGEIFQQNADLIIQRECDGKRPCECGGCGKALRDHTTLIPHERTHTGERAYRGNECGKGLNQSSHLTNHQKTHTGEKPYKCNECGKAFSYCSVLIQHQRIHSGERPYECTECGKTFRRSTYLTQHQRIHTGEKPYKCLECGKAFSQSTHLTLHQRIHTGEKPYECSECGKTFSQGAHLTQHQRIHTGEKPYECNACGKAFSDHSALIRHHIIHTGEKPHECNDCGKAFSYCSDLIQHQRTHTGEKPYRCSECGNAFSDCSALIQHQRIHTGEKPYECRECGKAFGNYSALTRHQRTHTGEKPYECKECGKTFSRSTYLTQHQRSHTGDKPYKCHECEKTFAQSSFLTQHMRVHTGEKPYRCNECGKAFSDRSGHIQHQRTHTGEKPYECNDCGKAFSFCSALIQHKRIHTGEKPYKCSDCGKAFGDRSALTQHQRTHTGEKPYKCNVCGKAFSQSTNLRNHQKTHSSEKSYTCSECGKAFSYCSGLIQHQIIHTGEKPYACSECGRAFSRRTDLKKHQKTHTEEKLYKCNECGKAFSQSTYLTKHQKIHSAEKANIHTACKKTVKQNSSVQHEKSYTGEKSSECLESLAAVETRETEGS